One Archangium violaceum genomic window, GTAGAGCTCCGCCGTCGTGTAGGTCATCATCAGCCCGAGGGTGACCGCCGCGGCCAACGCCTTGGAGAAGACGGGCTCCGGCGCGGCCCAAGCCATCATGTAGAGCATCATGGACAAGGCCACGGAGTACGCGACCGTGGGCGAGCCAAACAGTTCCATCGCAGCCTCGCGCACCCCCTCGCCCATGTAGCGGGGCGAAAGCTTGAGTGCCAGGAACCACCGGCTGTCCTCCAGCGAGCCGGACAGTGGCAGCGAGGCGACTCCGAAAATCTCCTCATGGCTCGCACGCAGCCTGCGCTCCAGGTCCGAAGCCTGCGTCTTCGCCGGTGGACAGAGCGCGGTGCTCGCGATCACGCCACATGCCGAGCTTCTTGTCAGATGACGAGGCCCTGCTCGCGGCGCCTCGAATGCCGCCTCCAGCTCCGCCACGAAGGCTCGTGCCTCCTCGACGGTGAGCCGGGCCAGGATCGGCTCCGGCGGGAGGCGCTTGAACGTAAGCGTGAGCGCTCGGCCCTCACCGGGACCAGGGTGCTCGCTCACCTTCACGGCCTCCAGCGCCGGAAGGTCGTACGGGGCTGCTCGGGACGGAAGAGCCACCCACAGCACAGAGAGAGAGAAGAGCACGACATGCGCGGTCATGTCGTTCCACCCTACTCCCCTACTCCTGCCCGGAGAAGCGCGCTCTTCCCTGGGAGGGAAACCTCAGCGCACCAGGGCCAGCCGGCGAACCGCCATTCCAGGCTCGGGTGTCACGGGCCTGGGCTCGGGAGGCGAGAGGACCTCGCCGAGCGCCTCCACCACCCGGGCGAAAAGCTGATGATCATGGCTGCACAGCACCAGGCGCTCGCCCTCGGCGGTGCGCACGGTGAGCCAGTAGGTGTCCGCCGCCATCACCAGCCGAGCGATGGAGGAGAAGACGAGCACCGTGGCCACCGCGAGCGCGGCCGTCACCCGGAACGAGCCCGGCTGCAGCAGCAGCGCTGGCACCACCAGCGCCGCCCCCGCGCCGAGCGACAACGGCAGCTTGAGACCCGGAGCCTCGTGCCGCGTGCCGAAACCGCGCAGCTCCTCCAGACGCCACGAGCGACCCGCCGCCTCCAGCCGCTCACTGGTGAGCCGGAAGCCCTCGGCCGACACCAGCACCCGCTCGCCCGAGGGGGTGAGTGGCTCCGGCGCCAGGGCGGGAACCAATCTCAACACGGGCCTCGCACGCGACTGCGCCACCAGCCCGGTCTCCCGCTCCATCATCGTGCCTCCCCGCGTTCACCCCGCGTACGCCATGCGTCCGCCACGTTCCGCAGCAGCCCCTTCAACGACTCCAGCGGCGTGCCCAGCGCGTAGCAGCCCTGCGCGCCCAGGCTCATGGCCAGGCGCCGCAACCGCTCGTCCTCGAAGGGCAGCAATGCGAAGACAGGGGCCGGGCCCGCCTCATTCCCCGCGACCTCCAGCACCCGCGACACACTGTCCTCGCGCTGCACCAGCGCGAGCACCACGTCCGGCCGCTCCGCACC contains:
- a CDS encoding DUF6232 family protein: MMERETGLVAQSRARPVLRLVPALAPEPLTPSGERVLVSAEGFRLTSERLEAAGRSWRLEELRGFGTRHEAPGLKLPLSLGAGAALVVPALLLQPGSFRVTAALAVATVLVFSSIARLVMAADTYWLTVRTAEGERLVLCSHDHQLFARVVEALGEVLSPPEPRPVTPEPGMAVRRLALVR
- a CDS encoding DNA-binding response regulator produces the protein MHPSLPCCVILAPDADESLRSLLSDVLSDMGIALRPWGGAERPDVVLALVQREDSVSRVLEVAGNEAGPAPVFALLPFEDERLRRLAMSLGAQGCYALGTPLESLKGLLRNVADAWRTRGERGEAR